In a genomic window of Rhinopithecus roxellana isolate Shanxi Qingling chromosome 2, ASM756505v1, whole genome shotgun sequence:
- the LOC104668836 gene encoding alcohol dehydrogenase 1A, protein MSTAGKVIKCKAAVLWEVNKPFSIEDVEVAPPKAYEVRIKMVAVGICRTDDHVVNGTMVTPLPVILGHEAAGTVESVGEGVTTVKPGDKVIPLAIPQCGKCRICKNPERNCCLKNDVSNPRGTMQDGTSRFTCRGKPIHHFLGTSTFSQYTVVDENAVAKIDAASPLEKVCLIGCAFSTGYGSAVKVAKVTPGSTCAVFGLGGVGLSAVMGCKAAGAARIIAVDINKDKFAKAKELGATECINPQDYKKPIQEVLKEMTDGGVDFSLEVIGRLDTMMASLLCCHEACGTSVIVGVPPDSQNLSINPMLLLTGRTWKGAVYGGFKSKEDIPKLVADFMAKKFSLDALITHVLPFEKINEGFDLLHSGKSIRTVLTF, encoded by the exons ATGAGCACAGCAGGAAAA GTAATCAAATGCAAAGCAGCTGTGCTATGGGAGGTAAACAAACCCTTTTCCATtgaggatgtggaggttgcaccTCCTAAGGCTTATGAAGTTCGCATTAAG ATGGTGGCTGTAGGAATCTGTCGCACAGATGACCACGTAGTTAATGGTACCATGGTGACCCCACTTCCTGTGATTTTAGGCCATGAGGCAGCCGGCACCGTGGAAAGTGTTGGAGAAGGGGTGACTACAGTCAAACCAG GTGATAAAGTCATCCCACTCGCTATTCCTCAATGTGGAAAATGCAGAATCTGTAAAAACCCGGAAAGAAACTGCTGCTTGAAAAATGA TGTGAGCAATCCTCGGGGGACCATGCAGGATGGCACCAGCAGGTTCACCTGCAGGGGGAAGCCCATTCACCACTTCCTGGGCACCAGCACCTTCTCCCAGTACACGGTGGTGGATGAGAATGCAGTAGCCAAAATTGATGCAGCTTCGCCCCTGGAGAAAGTCTGCCTTATTGGCTGTGCATTTTCAACTGGTTATGGGTCTGCAGTCAAAGTTGCCAAG GTCACCCCAGGCTCTACCTGTGCTGTGTTTGGCCTGGGAGGGGTCGGCCTATCTGCTGTTATGGGCTGTAAAGCAGCTGGAGCAGCTAGAATCATTGCGGTGGACATCAACAAGGACAAATTTGCAAAGGCCAAAGAGTTGGGTGCCACTGAATGCATCAACCCTCAAGACTACAAGAAACCCATTCAGGAGGTGCTAAAGGAAATGACTGATGGAGGTGTGGATTTTTCGCTTGAAGTCATCGGTCGGCTTGATACCATG ATGGCTTCCCTGTTATGTTGTCATGAGGCATGTGGCACAAGTGTCATCGTAGGGGTACCTCCTGATTCCCAGAACCTCTCGATAAACCCCATGCTGCTACTGACTGGACGCACCTGGAAGGGGGCTGTTTATGGTG GCTTTAAGAGTAAAGAAGATATCCCAAAACTTGTGGCTGATTTTATGGCTAAGAAATTTTCACTGGATGCATTAATAACCCATGTTTtaccttttgaaaaaataaatgaaggctTTGACCTGCTTCACTCTGGAAAAAG TATTCGTACTGTCCTGACGTTTTGA